The Couchioplanes caeruleus nucleotide sequence ACGCGGGTGCTGTCGGAGGAGCGGGTGAACATCCTGTCCGCGACGGTCACCACGACCCGCGACCGGGTGGCGGTCAGCCGCTTCACGTTCGAGATGGCCGACCCGAAGCACCTGGGTCACCTGGTGGCCGCCGTACGCAAGGTGGACGGTGTCTTCGACGCCTACCGGGTGACGTCCGGCGCATAGCGGCACGGAAAAGGGCGGACCCCCGAGGGGGCCCGCCCTTTCTGCTGTCCGGGTGTCAGGCCGCGGTCATCGTGAGCGTCTTGATGTCCACTTCCTGCTTCGGGTGGCCGTCGCCCTTGCCGTTGGCGTCGTCGCTGCCCTTCTTCGCCACGTTCTCCACGATGTCCAGGCCCTTGGTGATGGTGCCGAGGACGGTGTAGTCGGCGGGCAGGTCGGTGTCGGCGTACACGATGAAGAACTGGCTGCCCGTCGTGCTGGGGGCCTGCGTCTTGGCCATGGCGATCGTGCCCTTGGGGTACGTCGGCTTGGCGTTGGTCGGCAGGTTCTCCTCCGGGTACTTGAAGTTCGGGCCGCCCTGGCCGTCGGTCTGGCGGTAGCCCTTGCCCTTGGCGTTGGGGTCGCCGCACTGCAAAACCTTGATGCCGGCGGTGGTGAGCCGGTGGCACTTGCTGCCGTCCCAGAACTTCTTGCTCGCCAGGTACGTGAACGCCGCGCCGGTGCAGGGGGCCTTGGACAGGTCGACCGTGGCCGTGATCGGGCCGAGGTTGGTGTCCATGGTGAGCGTGCTCTTGCCGGTGTTGGGCGCGTTGGCCGGGGGCGTGCCGCCGGTGTCCTTGATCTGGGCGCCGCTGCTGCCGTCCTCCGGGATCCACTGGCAGGCCACGGTGCCGGGCGGCGGCGCGGAGGCGCGGGGGGACTTGTCGTCGTCGTTGCCGAGCGCGCTGACGATCCAGACTGCGGCACCGGCGATCACGATGACCGCGATGGCGGAGCCGATGATGGCCTGCCGCTGGCGCCGCTTCTTCGCGGCGGCGGCACGCTCCGCCATCTCCTTCTCGAGGCGGGCCCGCGCCGCCGCGCGCTGCCTGTCCTTGATCGACGACACGGTGTTCCTCCTGTATGCCTGCGTGCGTTGGCTGCGGTCGGTGGGAGTGTGCTCCGAAAAACTCAGGACTGGCTGGATGCGGACGGGGCGGGTGCCGACGGGGTCGTCTCCGCGCCCGTGGCGCTGGGCTCGCCGACGGTCACGCTCTGAACCGTGATCTTGTCTTTCGGCTTGACCTTGTCGCCGGCGGTGTTCGCCACGGTCGGGACCTTGGCGATCGCGGCCACCGTCTCCATGCCGCTGGTGACCCGGCCGACGATCGGGTACTGCGGTTCGCCCTTGGGGGTGAAGTCCTTGAAGAAGATCAGGAACTGGCTGCCGTTGCTGCCCGGCGGGTCGCCGATCAGGGCGACGGTGCCCTTCGGGTACAGCGGGGCGGCCGGGGTCTTCGAGGGCGCCGCCGAGGCGCTGGGCTCCGGGGTCGGCGCCAGCGGCACGTTCTCGTTGTAGACGCTGTACGTGGGGCCGCCCTGCCCGGTGCCGCTCGGGTCACCGCAGCGGACCGCGCCCTCGGTGGTGATCTCGTGGCAGGTGGTGTTGTCGTAGAACTGCTTGCCCGCCAGGTACGCCAGGTCGGCGGCGCTGCACGGGGCGTTCTCCAGGTCCAGGCTCACCACGATCGGCGCGCCCTTGTCGGTGGTGATCGTCATCGGCCGGCTGCCCGCCGTCGGGATGCCCTTCGTGGGCGGCTCGCCGACGTCCTTGAGGTTCTTGTTGGTCTCGGCGTTCTGCGGCGTCCACGCGCAGACGTCGGAGTCCGCCGCGTCCGTCGCGGTGTCGTCGCTGTCGAACGCGCCCCCGAGCCAGGCGATGCCGGCCACGATGAGGATGAGGGCGGCCGCGGCGCCGAGCCCGGCCTGGATCTGCCGCCGCCGGCGCTGCCTGGCGGCCCGGCGCGCCAGCTGGCGATCGAGCTTCTCCCGAGCCAGTTTCCGCTGCCGGTCCTTGCTGGAGACCACCTGGGAATTCCCTTCTCACGCTCGGCGCACGTGCGCCACGCCACACGCCCGCAAGAGTGTACGGGTAACGCCTGAGAATGTGGTGTGCGAGGTTCCGTGACGGTGTGTACGGTGCGTCCCGCTAGGCTCTGACGGGGAACGTGACAGCTCGAGAGGGGTGCGGAGTGCTCGTCACCGGCTTTCCGGCCGAGGCCTTCGGCACCAACTGCTACGTGGTGGCCGCGGGGCCCGGTGAGCAGTGCCTGGTGGTGGATCCCGGCATCGGCGTGCTCGACCGCCTGGACGAGGTGCTCGCCCAGCACCGGCTGCACCCGGCCGCGGTGCTGCTGACCCACGGGCACCTGGACCACACGTTCTCCGTCACGCCGGTCTGCGGCGCGAAGGGCATCACCGCGTACGTGCACCCGGCGGACCGCGAGATGCTCGCCGATCCGGCCAAGGGCCTGAGCATGGACCTCAACGAGCTGCTCGGCGGCCGGTTCTCGTACGCGGAGCCCGAGGACGTCGCGGAGCTGACCGACGGCGCCACCCTGAGCCTCGCCGGCCTCGAGATCACCGTCGACCACGCGCCCGGCCATACCGGCGGGTCGGTGCTGTTCCGGCTGCCGGCCGCCGGCACGCCGTGGGAGGCCGAGCAGGTCTGCCTCTCCGGTGACGTGCTGTTCGCCGGCTCCATCGGACGCACCGACCTGCCGGGCGGCAGCACCGACGCGATGACGGCCAGCC carries:
- a CDS encoding peptidylprolyl isomerase — translated: MSSIKDRQRAAARARLEKEMAERAAAAKKRRQRQAIIGSAIAVIVIAGAAVWIVSALGNDDDKSPRASAPPPGTVACQWIPEDGSSGAQIKDTGGTPPANAPNTGKSTLTMDTNLGPITATVDLSKAPCTGAAFTYLASKKFWDGSKCHRLTTAGIKVLQCGDPNAKGKGYRQTDGQGGPNFKYPEENLPTNAKPTYPKGTIAMAKTQAPSTTGSQFFIVYADTDLPADYTVLGTITKGLDIVENVAKKGSDDANGKGDGHPKQEVDIKTLTMTAA
- a CDS encoding peptidylprolyl isomerase, with the translated sequence MVSSKDRQRKLAREKLDRQLARRAARQRRRRQIQAGLGAAAALILIVAGIAWLGGAFDSDDTATDAADSDVCAWTPQNAETNKNLKDVGEPPTKGIPTAGSRPMTITTDKGAPIVVSLDLENAPCSAADLAYLAGKQFYDNTTCHEITTEGAVRCGDPSGTGQGGPTYSVYNENVPLAPTPEPSASAAPSKTPAAPLYPKGTVALIGDPPGSNGSQFLIFFKDFTPKGEPQYPIVGRVTSGMETVAAIAKVPTVANTAGDKVKPKDKITVQSVTVGEPSATGAETTPSAPAPSASSQS
- a CDS encoding MBL fold metallo-hydrolase, whose translation is MLVTGFPAEAFGTNCYVVAAGPGEQCLVVDPGIGVLDRLDEVLAQHRLHPAAVLLTHGHLDHTFSVTPVCGAKGITAYVHPADREMLADPAKGLSMDLNELLGGRFSYAEPEDVAELTDGATLSLAGLEITVDHAPGHTGGSVLFRLPAAGTPWEAEQVCLSGDVLFAGSIGRTDLPGGSTDAMTASLRDKVLPLADDTVVLPGHGPETTIGRERATNPYLRGLTAAPGRGL